DNA from Osmerus mordax isolate fOsmMor3 chromosome 2, fOsmMor3.pri, whole genome shotgun sequence:
CTGAAGGCCAATGCTTGAGTTGAACTCATACCAGGCAGAAGCACAAGCAGATAACTGTTAGAAAGAGATGTTtatttcatgtttgtttttttagacCCTTTTAATGTATATATGGTTTGATTTGCATTTGAAATGATTTCATgattcataaaaaaataaatcctTGTATTCTGATCAACTACAAGCTAATATTTAGGAGTCCTTTACAGACAACTGGAACGCTCATTAAAGATTATAGAACAAGTTTTTTAGTTGTGTGGTTATTGCGTTTCAGACTTTTTATGTATTCAATTTTGGGTCTAATTTCTATAACGATAATCTTTGCAGTTCTTCCCAGGCACAGAACAGCGCCCCCTGTCCTGAGGACGACCTCCATAACTCACCTTGCTTGGGTAAGCTAGATTTCCACTGCAAATCATTCTCAGTATGCTGTTGATGGCAACACAGTAATGAGCTGCAGTGTTTACAACTCATCAGTCATGTTAGCCATTTATTGTCAAATTCTTGAAACTTTTATAATTGCTTCAAGTCGACTGTTGACTAAACACAACAGCAAACGCACATAAACAGTCGATCACGAACAAGCAAATGCTTTTAATGTTTTGCTACCGCAGACGAACAACTGTTGAAACAGCAGAAGTTTTTTTTATCATAACTTACACAACATGGAGTGGATATGAAGTCAGAAGTAGCTACATTCATTGGAGCGCTTATCCTCACTCGCATTGTAGTGCAAAAGCCGCCCTGTCGCCCTGGCTGAACAGGAATGCACACATCTCCAGCCTGCATGTATGCCAACTGCTAACCAAAGCCAATACGGATGTCATTACATGAACATCAATTTACATTCAAAAACAAAAGCAGGAGGATCTGAGTTTTGTACTTGTAACAAAAGCATGAAGCATCCCTTCTAAGAAAAGAATCATGTATTATGGGATGTCCCCCTCATGAGAAAATGGAGCATGTGACCTCAGAACAGGAAGAGTGAAGTACAACACCACAGTTCCTGGGACCGACCCTCCAGCCCTCTGGGACAACAGCTATGTATTTACCATGCACATTCCCACCATGTAGACTGTTGACAAAGCAGGATCTGGGTCAAACTACATACGAGCTTTGTGAACGCCTGCAAGCATTTTATAGTGCAAGTCTACAGGCCCTTTTGCAACATTACAGCCATAAATCCCAATGCATCCAATTCTTTTCCTTCTGAATGTACACATTGTAACCTACTGTTTAAGATCGAAGGATGAAAAGCATTCTGCACCTTTACATACTGTAGGCCTCAAGCATGCTCCCCCAGATCCTGCCCCAGGACACTATCTAGGTCTGATATGATCTGAGGCATGGTCACTATCTAGGTCTGATATGATCTGAGGCATGGTCACTATCTAGGTCTGATATGATCTGAGGCATGGGCACTATCTAGGTCTGATATGATCTGAGGCATGGTCACTATCTAGGTCTGATATGATCTGAGGCATGGTCACTATCTAGGTCTGATATGATCTGAGGCATGGGCACTATCTAGGTCTGATATGATCTGAGGCATGGTCACTATCTAGGTCTGATATGATCTGAGGCATGGTCTTGATCTCACCCCAAATAATACACACTGAGGTAAAACAATTGAATATCATAACAATGTGCAAGTAACATTCAGCACTGCCATTAGTAAGGACAGAGTGCACAAGGTGCATATCTAAAAGACGTAGGAAGCTCTTGTCTAAAAGACAAACTCCACATGAAATGTCAATAAACCTTCCCCAAGCTCCTGCCTATAAAGTTGGTGTGTGAGTCAGATAAACTAAAATCCCAGTCATGGGAGGCAGCAGAAGCACAAGCTTTCgatatgcattttttttttgatttgttAAGATCTAACGAGGATTTAAGATTAAAGCTGAGTTTTCCATTACTTGGAGTTTCCTGGCGGCCCGTCTCAGAGGAAGTGTCTCTAGACCTAAGTGCTACAAGAAAGCAAGTCCTATGATGGCATTTCTCCACATCCTGCATCTTTGAGCCCTTAGCGAAAAATGAGGTAAGATAATATCTTATGGATACGAGCGATAGAGTTGCACTGTTCTGCGCCGAGATCGATTTCCTCTTTATCCTTCGATAGGTGAAATCGGAGAGGCAGGCGCGACAGGTTCAACGATCGATGAGCTGAAGCCCTGACGAGTGCTGCCTTGGCATCCAGAATCCCCCCCTCGCTGACCACACCCACGACACCCCCTCCAGCCAACCAGCAGCGTCCGTTCAGAACTCCTGGATGACCCGGAAGTGGTTCTCGATGGAGGGGGGCTCGTCCTCAAAGTGCAGCTTCTGCTCAACCCGAGCTCCCAGTTCCTCCAGGGTCCTGATGAACCTGAGGTGCTCGCGGCCCACCCAGGCCCTCATGGGGTCCCTCACCTCGTAGGGCGTCACGTGGGCGTGGACGGCCACACCGCTGGCCGCCAGCTCCCTCAGCGCCCTCTGCTCTGTCACCCAGGTCTCGCTGCCCCCGGGGTGCCCCCCGTCCAGCCAGTACATGTCGGAGATGCGCTCCACGAACGCAGCCAGCCCCGCCCGGGCCCGGGCCCCCGCCAGCTCGTACAGCAGCTGGTTGAGAACTACGCAGCCTTTGCTGAAGCCCACCAGCGCCAGGTGGAAACCCTGGGGCACGGGGCCCCCTAGAGGGGGGAGCGGGTTAGGCAGGCCAGCCTGCTCCATGCCGTGGCCCAGCAGTGCCCTGAAATTACACCACGGACAACGCCATGTAAGTAAAGTACAAGCAAGATACAAGCACATACCTGAATCATATAAAGGATGAACGGTGATCTATTTCTACttaatatgtttattgttatgGATGAAAcctaccaaagcaaattccttatATGTGTAATCTTGGTTTACTTggctattctgattctgataaagcGTTCAGTGTACATCTAGTCTCCTGGACACACCTGAGGTGCTGAAACGCTCCGTAGTCTGAGGAGTGCTCGGGCGCTCCGAACAGGTTGCTCTCCACAAAGTTGGGGTAGCTGCTGAACTTGTGCAGGTACATGCGCGAGGCTCGGACCACCCAGACGTAGCGGTTGGGGAAGCGGCGCCCCAGGGTGAGGGCCACCCGCTCCAGACTCCAGCTCTGCCACGGAGCAGCTTCCTCCTGGAGGAGCATCTCCTGATGGAAGTTCTggaccgagggagagagagaatgagggagagagagaacgagggagagagagagggggggagagagagaacgagggagagagagaacgagggagagagagaacgagggagagagaacgagggagagagagggggggagagagagaacgagggagagagagaacgagggagagagaggggggggggggggcagaggcggAAAGGGTAGAgattagtgatgtgtcgttcgtatTAGTATGACTCCGGAGTAACGACTAGTCTCAGAGCGagttcattttcatttttcttttccctcccccccccccccctcccccccgttgGAATGAACAAATGACTCTAAAAAGGATTTGCTCATTTTACTGaatgagattcaaagaacactGTCAGTAAAattatccgaacttcccatcattAGTAGAGATATCTTACTAAAGATGTTATATTTTCTGATTGGGGCTGTTGAGAGATGGGGATAGGGTCTAACCAAGCTTCTGCATAGTGTGTTACTAAGTATGGTCTGTACCTGTGCCAGCCAACAGGCAGCTTAGCCAAACACTGACAATGGACAAAATCTGACTAAAAATAGGCCTTTGGGAGGATGGCCTACTTAATTAGTTTCACCAGCGTCAGTGCCCTCTTATCGCCACTTAATGCAGTCAGGTGACGAGGGGCGCCCAAAAGGAGCTGGGGATGAAGACAAGGACTCCATTCATTTACAACGTAAATGTCACGCTGAGACGATCTCAAGCATACTAACAGGCCCTGGGAAATACTAAGACACCATGGGAATATTAACGCTTCCTTGCAAAGTAGACTGTTGGGATGTAAATAGAAAGATGTGATCTATTTTGGAAAACTTGTGGGGGACTTTATAGTAACAACACACTTGAGGCCATGTCAATGGCCACATTTTCCGGCTTGATAAACACCGTGTTTTGAATTAGGCTCGGTGGGATGTTTGCCACCAGGATTACATAATCTTGTTTTAGCGAGCTTCAGTCCAAAGTAACATGCTTGTGACTGTCGTTTGAAGAAAGTTTCAAAACACTGGCAATTGAATTTACAGTACGGGTGTAATAACTCACCTGTATATCCCCATGGAAAAACACAACATGTGAATTTCCATCCTCGGAGGCCTCTGCGTCGGCGCTACACGCCGCCAGTCCCTCTAGAggcctgaggaggagaaggtcgtTGACTCTGTCCGGTTTGTGCCCGGGCACATCTGCCAGGCGCCGGAGTTGGGGCGGGCTCCCTGGATGAGCATCCAGGGATCCGTTTAGCAACATCCCCGCTGGCTCTGAAGATGAGGATCCAGCCACGGAGCTCATTGTATTGGCCATAGTTAACAGAGAAAGGCCCGCTGCGACTCTACGCACAGCTATCATGGGTATTAAACGCGGATTAGCTCGTCTAGACGCTGAATTACATTTCCGCGACACACCATCGTCGCGGAGGAtattaaaatgaaataaaactgACCGATCTCTCGTCCCCTATCGTTCTCCTCGTTACTCTGCGTTTCAGTATAAATCTAGCATTAGCTAATTTGCACACGCTTGCTGTCAGCTCCCCTGTAAATGTGCGCTGTGTTTTGACTGTGACAGTTTAATCCAC
Protein-coding regions in this window:
- the c2h2orf69 gene encoding mitochondrial protein C2orf69 homolog, with amino-acid sequence MIAVRRVAAGLSLLTMANTMSSVAGSSSSEPAGMLLNGSLDAHPGSPPQLRRLADVPGHKPDRVNDLLLLRPLEGLAACSADAEASEDGNSHVVFFHGDIQNFHQEMLLQEEAAPWQSWSLERVALTLGRRFPNRYVWVVRASRMYLHKFSSYPNFVESNLFGAPEHSSDYGAFQHLRALLGHGMEQAGLPNPLPPLGGPVPQGFHLALVGFSKGCVVLNQLLYELAGARARAGLAAFVERISDMYWLDGGHPGGSETWVTEQRALRELAASGVAVHAHVTPYEVRDPMRAWVGREHLRFIRTLEELGARVEQKLHFEDEPPSIENHFRVIQEF